In Cydia splendana chromosome 25, ilCydSple1.2, whole genome shotgun sequence, a single genomic region encodes these proteins:
- the LOC134802708 gene encoding paramyosin-like, with the protein MDSAGLLEKEKEFKKLNKQLEKKTESLMKQIEKAMQKPDFFSEIPQNISLHEHSNYKKHCCDTPKSSPSPKSTPTKIKTKSPAKITVKPESETNCKDHGCDHHASDFGTPEKRRDLNNEFLHAFVIMNIQEKVLPSSFAKDGTTVESVCKFLASKAKLLQEQVDTLQATIDKKASQCKKHLARQADLESERLTFLNNINNLNAELSSAKAKCVSLQNRLNEKERICEKQRSELDSQACRMKQLTSKIASEESKQSSYERTVDKLRKELESAKIIEKEFRSASRELSASHRNAISGLESRTKTLASRIHKQAELIENLKRQNALLTTDTAIKALEKEYCKFLDKD; encoded by the exons ATGGATTCCGCTGGCTTACTTGAGAAGGAAAAAGAGTTTAAAAAGCTTAATAAACAATTAGAAAAGAAGACAGAGAGTTTGATGAAGCAGATAGAAAAAGCAATG cAAAAGCCAGATTTTTTCTCAGAAATACCTCAAAATATTTCACTACATGAACActcaaattataaaaaacatTGCTGCGACACTCCTAAGTCCAGCCCTTCTCCAAAAAGTACTCCgacaaaaattaaaacaaaatcacCCGCCAAAATAACTGTGAAGCCTGAATCAGAGACAAATTGCAAAGACCACGGCTGTGACCATCATGCCAGTGATTTTGGAACCCCAGAAAAACGAAGGGACCTCAATAATGAGTTTTTACATGCTTTTGTTATAATGAATATCCAGGAAAAGGTTCTGCCGTCATCTTTTGCTAAAG ATGGTACAACTGTGGAAAGTGTATGTAAATTCTTGGCATCCAAGGCAAAGCTACTGCAGGAGCAAGTTGACACCTTGCAGGCGACTATTGACAAGAAA GCATCGCAATGTAAGAAACATCTAGCGCGCCAAGCAGACCTGGAATCTGAGAGGCTGACGTTTTTGAACAACATTAACAACTTAAATGCTGAGCTGAGTAGCGCTAAGGCCAAGTGTGTGTCGCTGCAAAACCGGCTTAAT GAAAAAGAGCGTATATGCGAGAAACAGAGATCAGAGTTAGACAGCCAAGCATGTCGTATGAAGCAGCTGACATCGAAGATTGCCAGCGAAGAGTCCAAACAAAGCTCTTACGAGAGAACTGTCGATAAGTTGCGGAAGGAACTGGAGAGCGCCAAGATCATTGAAAAG GAATTTCGATCAGCATCTCGGGAACTTTCGGCCTCGCATCGCAACGCCATCTCTGGATTAGAGTCACGAACTAAAACGCTGGCGTCTCGTATTCACAAACAAGCTGAGCTCATTGAAAACTTGAAGCGACAAAACGCTTTATTGACTACAGATACAGCAATCAAAGCACTTGAAAAAGAGTATTGCAAGTTTTTGGATAAAGATTAG